A stretch of Chitinophaga caeni DNA encodes these proteins:
- a CDS encoding purple acid phosphatase family protein: MKYLLIIILGCISINIKGQTHDYLAEYAKGYRGGYIKGQQSRDGALEFVAIGDFGRGGEYFQKDVAANLAKAVTGINASFIISTGDNIYPDGVASVNDPLWRLSFEDVFYQYPLHRPWYAVLGNHDYHGNAQAQVDYSGTSQRWNMPARYYAIKKSINDSARALFVFIDTNTLDPESYGATYAEELREQDSTKQLLWLDSILSNPGADVQWKIVIGHHPCYTAGNRALRKPYIRYALENMLEKYKVDIYLSGHEHHLQYYHPGEKFTHHIISGAGSEANESLKPRSEVDFFAPIQGFVTFSILPRNILLQFINRKGEIIKNVSWYK, from the coding sequence ATGAAATATCTGTTAATCATCATCTTGGGATGCATATCAATAAACATAAAAGGGCAAACGCACGATTACCTCGCTGAATATGCGAAAGGCTATAGGGGTGGTTATATTAAAGGTCAACAAAGCCGGGATGGAGCTTTAGAATTTGTGGCTATCGGCGATTTTGGTAGGGGCGGAGAATATTTTCAAAAGGATGTAGCGGCCAACTTGGCGAAAGCAGTTACCGGCATCAATGCAAGCTTTATTATATCAACTGGCGATAATATTTATCCTGATGGGGTTGCTAGTGTAAATGATCCGCTTTGGAGGCTGTCATTTGAAGACGTTTTCTATCAATATCCGTTGCATAGGCCGTGGTACGCAGTTTTGGGTAATCATGATTATCATGGAAATGCCCAGGCGCAGGTTGATTATTCCGGTACTAGCCAAAGGTGGAACATGCCTGCCCGGTATTATGCGATCAAAAAAAGTATCAATGATTCAGCAAGAGCTCTTTTTGTTTTCATAGATACGAATACCTTGGATCCCGAATCATATGGCGCAACTTATGCTGAAGAATTAAGGGAACAAGACAGTACGAAACAACTACTCTGGTTGGATTCCATCTTGTCCAACCCCGGGGCAGATGTGCAATGGAAGATCGTGATAGGGCATCATCCCTGTTATACGGCGGGAAACAGGGCGTTGCGTAAGCCTTATATCCGGTATGCCCTGGAGAATATGTTAGAAAAATATAAGGTAGATATATACTTATCAGGGCATGAACATCATTTGCAATACTATCATCCTGGAGAGAAATTTACACATCATATCATTTCCGGGGCGGGTTCTGAAGCAAATGAATCGCTTAAGCCCAGATCGGAGGTCGACTTCTTTGCGCCCATCCAGGGATTCGTGACCTTCTCAATACTTCCGCGGAACATCTTGTTACAATTTATCAATAGGAAAGGAGAAATTATAAAGAATGTAAGTTGGTATAAATGA
- a CDS encoding endonuclease/exonuclease/phosphatase family protein has translation MRKAFSILTFLLMTMLGAQAQDASLEVMTFNIRMNTPHDSSNAWPNRKDLVASQILYHQADLIGVQEALWQQMVDLQDRLPGYKYLGVGREDGKQKGEFSALFYNTKRLELLESNTFWLSETPTVAGSKGWDAAITRIVSWGKFKDKKTKKIFYHFNTHFDHIGKIARRESAKFLLEQVAKIAGKYPALVTGDFNAEPTDEPIQVIVDTKNPLHLTDSKEISQTPHYGPTGTFNGFKSHERNDQPIDYIFVKNGIKVLQHASISETWKGRFASDHFSVIARVLLP, from the coding sequence ATGAGAAAAGCATTTAGCATATTGACTTTTTTACTGATGACAATGTTAGGCGCACAAGCGCAGGATGCATCCTTAGAAGTAATGACTTTCAACATTAGGATGAATACCCCGCATGATAGTAGCAATGCATGGCCCAACAGGAAAGATTTAGTTGCGAGCCAAATACTTTATCACCAAGCTGATCTTATCGGTGTGCAGGAAGCGCTGTGGCAACAGATGGTCGATTTACAAGATCGTTTACCCGGTTATAAATATCTCGGCGTAGGCCGTGAAGATGGTAAACAGAAGGGAGAATTTTCCGCTTTGTTTTATAATACAAAAAGGTTGGAACTGCTAGAGTCTAACACATTCTGGTTATCCGAAACGCCAACAGTAGCGGGTAGTAAAGGTTGGGATGCTGCCATCACCCGTATCGTGAGCTGGGGAAAATTCAAGGATAAAAAAACGAAGAAAATATTCTACCATTTTAATACGCACTTCGATCATATCGGTAAAATTGCCCGCCGCGAATCGGCTAAATTCTTATTGGAACAAGTTGCCAAAATTGCCGGGAAATATCCCGCGCTCGTTACGGGGGATTTCAATGCAGAACCTACAGATGAACCCATCCAAGTGATAGTTGACACTAAAAACCCTTTACATCTTACAGATTCGAAAGAGATTAGCCAAACTCCTCACTATGGTCCTACGGGCACATTCAACGGCTTTAAATCGCATGAAAGGAATGACCAACCGATCGATTACATCTTTGTAAAAAACGGTATCAAAGTATTGCAACATGCTTCTATTTCCGAAACATGGAAAGGGAGATTTGCATCAGATCATTTCTCGGTGATTGCAAGGGTTTTATTGCCATAA
- a CDS encoding undecaprenyl-diphosphate phosphatase: protein MNIFEAIILAIVEGLTEFLPVSSTGHMIIVSSLLGINEDEFTKMFEVCIQLGAILAVVVLYWRKFFNFKNWKFYFKLFLAVIPALILGYLFADKIDALLESPTTVAVSLILGGIVLLFVDKWFNNPVVDTEEKINYFQAIRIGFYQCIAMIPGVSRSAASIIGGMQQKLTRKVAAEFSFFLAVPTMAAATGYKLLKHHDLIMNNSENMKLFIIGNVVAFIVAMFAIKFFISALQKYGFKMWGYYRIIVGVVILAAIFMNWNLSV, encoded by the coding sequence ATGAATATATTTGAAGCCATCATCTTGGCGATAGTAGAAGGTTTAACGGAGTTCTTGCCGGTGTCGTCAACAGGCCATATGATCATCGTGAGCAGTTTGTTAGGAATTAATGAAGATGAGTTTACCAAGATGTTCGAGGTATGTATTCAACTAGGTGCTATCCTGGCGGTTGTAGTATTGTACTGGAGGAAATTTTTCAACTTTAAAAATTGGAAGTTCTACTTTAAACTGTTTTTAGCCGTTATCCCGGCTTTAATATTGGGATACCTGTTTGCAGATAAAATTGATGCATTGCTGGAAAGTCCTACCACGGTGGCCGTTTCACTTATTTTGGGTGGGATCGTGTTATTGTTCGTGGATAAGTGGTTCAATAATCCTGTTGTTGATACCGAAGAAAAGATCAATTATTTCCAAGCGATTAGGATTGGTTTTTATCAATGTATAGCGATGATTCCCGGTGTGAGCCGCAGTGCAGCCAGTATTATAGGTGGTATGCAGCAGAAGTTAACCCGTAAAGTAGCCGCGGAATTTTCCTTTTTCTTAGCTGTGCCGACGATGGCCGCCGCAACCGGTTATAAACTGTTGAAACATCATGATCTGATCATGAATAACTCCGAAAACATGAAACTATTCATTATCGGGAATGTCGTGGCATTTATAGTGGCTATGTTCGCGATCAAGTTTTTTATCAGCGCATTACAGAAATATGGATTCAAGATGTGGGGATATTATAGGATTATTGTCGGGGTGGTGATTTTGGCAGCCATATTTATGAATTGGAATTTGAGCGTGTAG
- the leuS gene encoding leucine--tRNA ligase: protein MEYNFRAIEKKWQAHWQSTEVYKVNNNSDKPKCYVLDMFPYPSGAGLHVGHPLGYIASDIYARFKRLKGFNVLHPMGFDAFGLPAEQYALETGQHPAVTTDINIKSFRNQLDNIGFCFDWSREFRTSDPSFYKWTQWIFLQLFNSWFNRLEQKAMPISELIQIFEKEGNRSHVCPGDRKLGFTAAEWSAMDEVQQRDVLMHYRLAYLAHAEVNWCAELGTVLANDEVVNGVSERGGYPVVKKKMRQWFLRITEYADRLLTGLDTIDFSDAMKDMQRNWIGRSQGAEVTFKVENRAQEITVYTTRPDTIFGVDFMVLAPEHELVAALTTAEQQADVNKYQEYVASRSERERLAEVKQITGAFTGAYAINPFNNNKIPIWISEYVLAGYGTGAVMAVPCGDQRDFNFARHFNIPITNIIGDAFNGEEANPTKNAVLSNSGAYTGMPMKEAMDAINDEIEKMGIGKRQVNYKMRDAGFSRQRYWGEPFPIYYKNGLAYPLPEDQLPVELPHVENYKPGQDGEGPLSNVKEWVNLAEGEIRETNTMPGYAGSSWYFLRYMDPHNNEVFCNRKASDYWGQVDLYIGGTEHAVGHLLYSRMWTKFLYDVDLIGFDEPYKKLVNQGMIGGSSRLVYRVKNTNTFVSQGLKSGYDTTELYVDVNIVDGLELDIEAFKAWREEYASAEFILEDGKYICGSLTEKMSKRLFNTVNPDTVVEKFGADTFRMYEMFLGPLEQSKPWETKGIEGVHRFLKKLWRLFADEQKGWQVTDAAPTNEELKTLHKTIRKIDDDCERLSFNTAVSSFMVCVNELTDLKCHKRAILEPLLILLTPYAPHVCEELWHQLGHDSTILDAPYPVFEEKYVVETSKEYPVSINGKTRTTMMLPLDLSQAEIEKLALENETVQKWLDGKEPKKIIYVKGRMINVVV from the coding sequence ATGGAATACAATTTCAGAGCGATTGAGAAAAAATGGCAAGCTCATTGGCAATCAACAGAGGTTTACAAGGTCAATAACAACAGCGATAAACCCAAGTGCTACGTATTAGACATGTTTCCCTACCCTTCAGGGGCCGGGCTGCATGTTGGGCATCCCTTGGGGTATATTGCGTCCGACATTTACGCCCGTTTTAAAAGGTTAAAAGGTTTTAATGTATTGCACCCCATGGGCTTCGACGCTTTCGGTTTACCTGCCGAGCAATACGCCCTGGAAACAGGCCAACACCCGGCTGTTACTACCGATATCAACATCAAATCTTTCCGTAATCAACTTGATAATATAGGATTTTGCTTCGACTGGAGCCGCGAATTCCGCACCAGCGACCCATCATTCTACAAATGGACACAATGGATTTTCTTGCAGCTCTTCAATTCCTGGTTTAACCGCCTTGAACAAAAAGCGATGCCCATCAGCGAATTAATTCAAATATTCGAAAAAGAAGGCAACCGAAGCCATGTTTGTCCCGGCGATCGTAAACTGGGCTTTACCGCAGCAGAATGGTCAGCTATGGACGAAGTGCAGCAAAGGGATGTGCTGATGCATTACCGCCTGGCTTACCTGGCCCATGCAGAAGTGAACTGGTGTGCAGAACTGGGAACGGTCCTGGCCAATGACGAGGTAGTTAACGGCGTCAGTGAAAGGGGTGGCTACCCGGTTGTCAAGAAAAAGATGCGCCAATGGTTCCTCCGGATCACCGAATATGCCGACAGGTTGCTGACAGGGCTAGATACTATCGATTTCAGCGATGCCATGAAGGATATGCAACGCAACTGGATCGGTAGGAGCCAAGGAGCGGAAGTTACTTTTAAAGTTGAAAACAGGGCCCAAGAAATCACGGTTTATACTACCAGACCCGACACCATTTTCGGGGTGGATTTCATGGTACTAGCTCCCGAACATGAGCTGGTAGCCGCTTTGACGACAGCAGAGCAGCAGGCCGATGTAAATAAATATCAAGAATACGTGGCCAGCCGATCCGAGAGAGAGCGTTTAGCAGAGGTAAAACAAATTACCGGCGCCTTTACCGGGGCTTATGCTATCAACCCTTTTAATAACAATAAAATTCCTATCTGGATATCTGAATACGTGCTGGCAGGCTATGGAACTGGCGCCGTGATGGCCGTGCCTTGCGGCGACCAACGCGATTTTAATTTTGCCCGCCATTTTAATATTCCGATCACGAACATCATTGGCGATGCGTTTAACGGTGAAGAGGCCAATCCTACCAAGAACGCGGTGCTTTCAAACAGCGGTGCTTACACGGGCATGCCTATGAAAGAAGCCATGGATGCCATTAATGATGAGATAGAAAAAATGGGCATCGGCAAACGCCAGGTAAATTATAAAATGAGGGATGCCGGGTTCAGCCGCCAAAGGTATTGGGGTGAGCCTTTCCCTATCTACTATAAAAACGGGCTTGCATATCCTTTACCGGAAGATCAGCTCCCGGTAGAACTGCCCCACGTTGAAAATTATAAACCGGGACAAGACGGGGAAGGCCCATTGTCGAATGTAAAAGAATGGGTCAACCTTGCTGAAGGCGAGATCCGTGAAACGAATACAATGCCGGGCTACGCCGGCAGTAGCTGGTACTTCCTCCGTTATATGGACCCGCACAACAATGAGGTTTTCTGTAATAGAAAAGCTTCTGATTATTGGGGACAGGTTGATTTGTACATCGGTGGAACGGAACACGCCGTAGGTCACTTGCTTTATTCCCGCATGTGGACGAAGTTCTTATATGATGTAGATTTGATCGGTTTCGACGAGCCGTATAAGAAATTAGTAAACCAGGGAATGATCGGCGGAAGCTCCAGGCTAGTTTACAGGGTGAAAAATACCAATACGTTCGTGTCGCAGGGTTTAAAATCCGGCTATGACACTACGGAACTGTATGTGGATGTTAATATTGTGGATGGATTAGAACTCGATATCGAAGCTTTCAAGGCTTGGAGAGAAGAATATGCCTCAGCAGAATTCATCTTGGAAGATGGTAAATACATCTGCGGATCGCTGACCGAAAAGATGAGTAAAAGGCTCTTCAACACTGTAAATCCTGATACCGTGGTAGAGAAATTCGGTGCAGATACCTTCCGTATGTATGAAATGTTCCTGGGTCCTTTAGAACAAAGTAAACCTTGGGAAACGAAAGGCATTGAAGGCGTTCACCGTTTCTTGAAGAAGCTATGGAGATTATTTGCCGATGAGCAAAAAGGTTGGCAAGTGACCGATGCAGCGCCTACCAACGAAGAATTGAAAACTTTACATAAAACAATCCGTAAGATTGATGATGATTGCGAACGTTTATCATTCAATACGGCAGTGAGTAGCTTCATGGTTTGTGTTAATGAGCTTACAGATTTAAAATGCCATAAGAGAGCCATTTTAGAACCTTTGCTTATTTTGCTGACACCATACGCACCGCACGTTTGCGAAGAATTGTGGCATCAACTCGGTCATGATAGTACAATTCTCGATGCCCCGTATCCTGTTTTCGAAGAAAAATATGTAGTGGAAACTTCTAAGGAATACCCGGTATCGATTAACGGTAAAACCCGTACCACCATGATGCTACCTTTGGATCTTTCGCAAGCAGAGATTGAGAAGCTGGCTTTAGAAAATGAAACTGTTCAGAAATGGTTAGATGGAAAAGAACCTAAAAAGATCATTTACGTGAAAGGCAGGATGATTAATGTAGTAGTATAA
- a CDS encoding DUF3098 domain-containing protein has protein sequence MAKEVKQVSEESGGLFHKDNYVLVIIGVVIIIIGFLLMMGGESPDPNHFSMDDVYSARRITWAPLTILIGLGIEAYAIMRKPKNKA, from the coding sequence ATGGCTAAAGAAGTAAAACAAGTATCGGAAGAAAGTGGTGGATTATTTCACAAGGACAATTACGTATTAGTGATTATAGGGGTAGTCATCATTATTATCGGGTTTTTATTAATGATGGGAGGCGAAAGTCCTGATCCTAACCATTTCAGTATGGATGATGTGTATAGCGCCCGCAGGATCACCTGGGCGCCGCTGACGATTTTAATTGGCCTGGGAATCGAAGCCTACGCCATTATGCGTAAGCCTAAAAACAAGGCATAG
- the tsaE gene encoding tRNA (adenosine(37)-N6)-threonylcarbamoyltransferase complex ATPase subunit type 1 TsaE, whose amino-acid sequence MEFIFLLEEIDAIAGKFWQEMPGQQVFALHGKMGAGKTTLVKALCAAKGVQDNTGSPTFSIINEYIFKDDNGKDQSLFHLDLYRLRNFQEAMDAGVEDTLYSGSICFVEWPDVVEELLPSETIHLYLEALPDQKRRLKAATNSVSLKNM is encoded by the coding sequence ATGGAATTCATATTTTTATTAGAAGAAATCGATGCCATAGCCGGCAAATTCTGGCAAGAAATGCCGGGACAGCAGGTATTTGCTCTACATGGCAAAATGGGCGCCGGGAAAACAACCCTGGTGAAGGCACTTTGCGCCGCCAAAGGGGTGCAAGACAATACGGGAAGTCCCACATTTTCTATTATTAATGAATATATTTTCAAGGATGATAATGGTAAAGATCAATCCCTGTTCCATTTAGACCTGTACCGCCTCCGAAACTTCCAGGAAGCGATGGATGCCGGGGTGGAAGACACCCTCTATTCCGGGTCTATTTGTTTCGTAGAATGGCCTGATGTAGTGGAAGAGCTACTGCCTTCTGAAACCATCCATTTATACCTGGAGGCGCTACCCGACCAAAAAAGGCGGTTGAAAGCGGCTACAAATAGCGTATCTTTGAAAAATATGTAA
- a CDS encoding alanine dehydrogenase: MDQRQKPVVTAGFTYAPLEETLDIPQKNTRLFIGIPKEQSFQENRIALTPDAVSILTNNGHHIAVEHKAGDGSHFYDTDYSEAGAEILYDKKDVFKAEIIVKSAPLTDEEIELLHPHQIVISPIHLSVLKAHQVQKMMEKRITLLSFENLKDDAGTYPIVRAMSEIAGSAVMLIAGQYLSNSNKGKGILLGGITGIPPTKVVIIGAGIVGEFAARAAIALGSSVKIFDNNIYKLKRLQNNIGVRLFTSVIQPKVLAEQLSNADVVVGALSSQNGRTPIVVTEAMVSNMKAGSVILDVSIDRGGCFETSEVTTHENPVFKKYDVVHYCVPNIPSGFAGTASQAISNVLTPLLLEAADDGGFENLVWIKRGVRNGIYLYKGALTNYHLSEKFKLKYTDLELLLAVKG, from the coding sequence ATGGATCAAAGGCAAAAACCTGTAGTGACTGCTGGATTTACATACGCGCCACTGGAAGAAACACTAGATATTCCACAGAAAAACACCCGTTTGTTCATAGGGATTCCAAAAGAACAGTCATTCCAAGAAAATCGTATCGCGTTGACTCCCGATGCTGTCAGTATCCTGACAAATAATGGTCATCATATTGCCGTGGAACATAAAGCCGGAGACGGTTCCCACTTTTACGATACCGATTATTCGGAAGCCGGAGCAGAGATTTTATATGACAAGAAAGATGTTTTCAAAGCCGAGATCATCGTCAAATCTGCCCCGTTAACAGATGAGGAGATCGAACTATTACATCCGCACCAGATCGTTATCTCACCCATTCACTTGTCGGTTTTAAAGGCACACCAGGTTCAAAAGATGATGGAAAAGCGCATCACGCTGCTATCTTTTGAAAATTTGAAGGACGATGCCGGTACTTACCCTATCGTCCGGGCGATGAGCGAAATAGCAGGTAGCGCGGTGATGTTGATTGCAGGACAGTATTTGAGTAATAGCAACAAGGGTAAAGGTATTTTACTCGGAGGCATTACCGGGATTCCTCCAACCAAGGTAGTAATCATCGGGGCCGGGATAGTAGGTGAATTTGCCGCCAGGGCCGCTATTGCGCTTGGTTCCAGTGTAAAAATATTTGATAATAATATTTATAAATTGAAAAGGTTGCAAAATAATATCGGGGTGCGTTTATTCACCTCGGTTATCCAACCTAAAGTACTTGCAGAGCAGCTTAGCAATGCAGATGTAGTTGTGGGGGCGCTGTCTTCACAAAACGGTCGTACGCCGATCGTTGTGACGGAGGCGATGGTGAGTAATATGAAAGCCGGTTCCGTAATTTTAGACGTGAGCATTGATCGCGGGGGTTGTTTTGAAACATCCGAAGTGACCACGCATGAAAACCCGGTTTTCAAGAAGTACGACGTGGTCCATTATTGCGTACCAAACATACCTTCAGGATTTGCCGGCACTGCCTCGCAGGCGATTAGCAATGTTTTGACGCCATTATTATTGGAAGCAGCAGACGACGGTGGATTCGAGAATTTAGTTTGGATAAAAAGAGGCGTTCGCAACGGGATCTACCTGTATAAAGGCGCGCTTACCAACTATCATTTAAGCGAAAAATTCAAATTGAAATACACGGATTTGGAGTTGTTGTTAGCGGTGAAAGGTTAA
- a CDS encoding M28 family metallopeptidase produces MKISWLKGLLPLLLLALTQISYSQSKIKAREVKRIIQTLAADDMEGRKTFEPGIAKASEFLETEFKKAGLQPLPGATGYRQEFHMAVWKPGPLDVKVNGQAVAADKVIMSSYSESVNWTDASPVKVMVYDGENSPRGLFTAMNSDSNTVIWVGDKYAATFKQLKGYLAHMSGKMEMETNQPVEKPSAFMILQSGDDVENWSISLQQEKERKALNNVVGIIPGTSKANEMVVFSGHYDHLGIVKSKDSKDSIANGADDDASGVTAVVTLANYYKNTNPARTLVFVAFTAEEIGGFGSKYFSMQLDPAKVVAMFNIEMIGKESKFGRNSAFITGYERSDFGKILQENLKGSQFEFHPDPYPEQNLFYRSDNATLAKLGVPAHTISTTQIDKDKLYHSVGDEVSTLDIQNITDIINAIATSARSIVDGVDTPARIDPM; encoded by the coding sequence ATGAAAATTTCTTGGTTAAAGGGATTATTGCCTTTATTGTTGTTGGCATTAACCCAAATATCTTATTCTCAATCGAAGATCAAGGCTAGGGAGGTTAAAAGGATCATCCAAACATTGGCCGCGGATGATATGGAAGGAAGGAAAACTTTTGAACCCGGCATAGCCAAAGCATCTGAATTTCTGGAAACCGAGTTCAAAAAAGCTGGTTTACAGCCTTTGCCCGGCGCAACCGGTTATAGGCAGGAATTTCATATGGCAGTTTGGAAACCCGGCCCATTGGATGTAAAAGTAAATGGACAAGCCGTTGCAGCTGATAAGGTGATTATGTCTAGTTATTCTGAATCGGTTAATTGGACAGATGCATCACCAGTTAAAGTAATGGTATATGATGGTGAAAACTCACCGAGAGGCTTATTTACCGCGATGAACAGCGATAGTAATACGGTAATCTGGGTGGGTGATAAATATGCTGCTACTTTCAAACAATTGAAAGGTTACCTGGCTCATATGAGTGGTAAAATGGAAATGGAAACGAATCAACCGGTAGAAAAACCTTCTGCATTCATGATCTTGCAAAGTGGTGATGATGTTGAGAATTGGTCCATTAGCCTGCAACAAGAAAAAGAGCGGAAAGCCTTAAATAATGTAGTCGGGATTATTCCAGGTACGAGCAAAGCAAACGAGATGGTCGTGTTTTCCGGCCATTACGACCACCTCGGTATCGTGAAAAGTAAAGACTCCAAAGACAGTATTGCTAACGGGGCTGACGATGATGCCTCCGGTGTAACGGCAGTAGTTACTTTAGCTAATTATTATAAAAATACAAATCCGGCAAGAACCCTGGTATTTGTAGCATTCACCGCGGAGGAGATCGGCGGATTCGGCTCAAAATATTTTTCTATGCAATTAGATCCTGCTAAAGTAGTAGCGATGTTTAATATAGAAATGATTGGTAAAGAATCGAAGTTCGGTCGGAATAGCGCGTTTATAACAGGCTACGAACGTTCTGATTTCGGAAAGATATTGCAGGAAAATTTGAAAGGTTCCCAATTCGAATTTCACCCTGATCCTTACCCGGAACAGAATCTTTTCTATAGATCAGACAATGCAACTTTAGCAAAGTTGGGTGTTCCGGCGCACACTATTTCCACCACTCAAATTGATAAAGATAAATTGTATCATAGTGTAGGTGATGAAGTCAGCACATTAGACATTCAGAACATCACGGATATTATCAATGCCATTGCCACCAGTGCAAGATCAATTGTGGATGGTGTTGATACACCGGCAAGGATTGATCCGATGTAG
- a CDS encoding cell division protein FtsX: MAQPGKSSAKRSKPTYIYSILGTALVLFLLGILGLIVIHAKQLSDYFKESVELQVILRDTAEENDALALRDSIAAAPFAKSAEYVSKAQAAETMKKEMNEDFESLLGYNPLYASIVLIPKAQYVEQDSLKVIEETLQRYSNVREVYYQRTVVNSVIDNMKRIGLVILVLSALMAVVVIVLIDNTIKLAMFSNRFLIKNMQMVGATRWFIVKPFDIRSLINGAISGILAILGLIVLMYFADKQLPGLANLRSYFLIGLLFVGVVLIGMGISLFSAHRAVMKYLKMKLDDLY, translated from the coding sequence ATGGCTCAACCCGGAAAATCATCAGCAAAAAGATCGAAACCTACATATATTTACTCCATCTTGGGAACCGCCCTGGTGCTATTCCTTTTAGGCATCTTGGGGCTGATCGTGATCCATGCAAAACAATTGAGCGATTATTTCAAGGAAAGCGTGGAGTTGCAGGTTATCCTGAGAGATACGGCGGAAGAAAATGACGCCCTTGCCTTGCGGGATTCAATAGCTGCGGCACCCTTTGCCAAATCAGCGGAATATGTGAGTAAAGCACAAGCTGCTGAAACGATGAAGAAGGAGATGAATGAAGATTTTGAATCATTATTGGGTTATAATCCGCTATATGCTAGTATTGTTCTGATTCCGAAGGCGCAATATGTAGAGCAGGATAGCTTGAAAGTGATCGAAGAAACTTTACAACGGTATAGCAATGTGCGGGAAGTGTACTACCAACGGACCGTTGTTAATTCTGTCATCGATAATATGAAACGCATCGGCTTGGTGATCTTGGTTTTAAGTGCATTAATGGCCGTGGTAGTAATAGTATTGATTGATAATACGATAAAGCTGGCCATGTTCTCCAACCGTTTCCTGATCAAGAACATGCAAATGGTTGGGGCAACGAGATGGTTTATCGTGAAACCTTTTGACATCAGGAGTTTGATAAATGGGGCTATCAGCGGAATATTAGCTATCTTAGGTTTAATTGTTTTAATGTATTTTGCAGACAAGCAATTACCCGGGTTAGCAAACCTCAGAAGTTATTTCCTGATAGGCTTGCTTTTTGTCGGGGTCGTGTTGATCGGGATGGGGATTTCACTTTTCAGCGCCCACCGCGCCGTAATGAAATACCTGAAGATGAAATTAGACGATTTGTATTAA